The following proteins are encoded in a genomic region of Zea mays cultivar B73 chromosome 9, Zm-B73-REFERENCE-NAM-5.0, whole genome shotgun sequence:
- the LOC103638307 gene encoding lysM domain-containing GPI-anchored protein LYP6, which produces MVKSRGFVMAAVMVVAAVVVVVSVAPRGAEVKTTIEPCSGSDSCPALLGYTLYADMKVSEVAALFVVDPVALLATNALDFGAPGAAHRILPMGLFVRVPTRCSCADGVRKSVSVRYTACPADTLATVSDVVFAGLASSDQIRNENGLTSADPDAPLDAGQKLAIPLPCVCFNSSDNNLPAVYLSYVVQVGDTVPAIAASYETTVTDVMNVNAMGSPVAAPGDILAIPLPGRST; this is translated from the coding sequence ATGGTGAAGTCGCGTGGCTTCGTGATGGCGGCTGtgatggtggtggcggcggtggtggTCGTGGTATCGGTGGCGCCGCGCGGCGCGGAGGTGAAGACGACGATCGAGCCATGCTCGGGGTCTGACTCCTGCCCGGCGCTGCTGGGTTACACGCTCTACGCCGACATGAAGGTGTCTGAGGTGGCCGCGCTCTTCGTCGTCGACCCGGTGGCGTTGCTGGCCACCAACGCGCTCGACTTCGGCGCCCCAGGGGCGGCGCACCGCATCCTGCCCATGGGCCTCTTCGTGCGCGTGCCCACCCGCTGCTCCTGCGCCGACGGCGTCCGCAAGTCCGTCTCCGTCCGCTACACCGCGTGCCCGGCCGACACGCTCGCCACCGTCTCCGACGTCGTCTTCGCGGGGCTCGCCTCCTCCGACCAGATCCGCAACGAGAACGGCCTCACCTCCGCCGACCCCGACGCGCCGCTGGACGCCGGCCAGAAGCTCGCCATTCCGCTGCCATGCGTCTGCTTCAACTCATCCGACAACAACCTCCCCGCGGTGTACCTCTCCTACGTCGTGCAGGTCGGGGACACCGTGCCCGCCATTGCTGCAAGCTACGAGACCACCGTCACGGATGTCATGAATGTCAATGCCATGGGGAGTCCCGTCGCCGCGCCAGGCGACATTCTCGCCATCCCATTGCCAGGTAGGAGTACATGA